gccacgaccagtctgacggggctcatgcttataacagtagtttggtggagtagactcatttagaccaaaataatcatttggttttagccaggtttcagtcaagcagagtaaatcaaaactattatctgtgatcatttcatttacaataactgcttttggtgtgagtgatctaatatttatgagcccaaactttaaaaattgtttttgttcatttactttacatttttctggtttaattacgataagattttttctagatcctacattatatttatatttatattttgacctcactattctgggaacagacacagtcttaataggttttacagcacaagtacttttatcatttaagcgggtggaacaaaactcatcataatggttatttgagaattgacttactagtcacatcgagcaaagtgtcctggagatgttgtcagagagaagctccgctccgactcgactggggtgtaatccatcagcgcgaaacagtctaggacgctcccagaaaagattccagttattaacaaatagcagtttctgttctttacaccatgacaacaaccattcatttaaagcaaaaagtctactgaacctttcgtgtcctcgtcgatacgtgggcagtggtcctgacacgacgatcgtcgccgcgggcgtcgtgctgcgaaccgtctcgatcaggctcctgaagtccctcttcagcgtctccgtctgccgcagcgtggtgtcgttaaccccggcgtgaagcacgaccgctctcgggctctcgtcgtccttca
The nucleotide sequence above comes from Carassius gibelio isolate Cgi1373 ecotype wild population from Czech Republic chromosome B16, carGib1.2-hapl.c, whole genome shotgun sequence. Encoded proteins:
- the LOC127974865 gene encoding uncharacterized protein LOC127974865, which encodes MSFTATPGHHGPWVHPQRRMRAGSRATTSPPPAFEISIQNRFAPLRETGRDAVIIGDSIVRHVSATLAEGKVHTHCLPGARVLDVSAQIPAILKDDESPRAVVLHAGVNDTTLRQTETLKRDFRSLIETVRSTTPAATIVVSGPLPTYRRGHERFSRLFALNEWLLSWCKEQKLLFVNNWNLFWERPRLFRADGLHPSRVGAELLSDNISRTLCSM